The stretch of DNA ATTTAGAATCTACATGAATTAATCGCTCGCCGGTGTAATAggccagttttttttattccattgaTTAACAAACTACTAGAAGTTTTGGATGTGTTTTTAATGACTTACAGTACAAGACTTCAATTTTAGAGATAAGACTTACCCAAAAAGGTATTTTGGGTGATATATTAAAAACCTAACCAAAATACCCAATCATTTACATATGTGTCCGCAAGAATCTTAGAACTCCCTATAATTTGCCAACAagattggtgctttttttttttgtcttctcaaattaaaaataaatggataGTTTATTACATGACTCATGCTGTGATTGTCactcatttaacacataatAAATTAGACCGGTtaggtggtatatatatatatatacatatacacacacacgtttattaaaatgtttggggtcactaagaAATGCCCCATTAAACcttaaaatggatcagaaatccagcgcagaggGGGTTAATGTCATAAGTGAGTATTGTAGCtggaatagtttatttttttttaatgcgatATCTTCATAGGCATGCAGAGGCACTTTATCAGTCGCGTCACTCCcagtttaaaaggctgatggttagaaaccccttTTGCAATGCTTCTCgtaatgtccttgttttccatgaaaacacctaagtgaccccaaacttttgaatggtagtgtgtaacatatatacacatacactgcatgaAACATGTATAATATAGAATGGTCTGaactatattgttttagaatacgGATTCccctttttaaacaaatagcgcCATCTAGACACGAATCTGCATAATGCAAGACTTCACACGAAGGGGATGTCACAGCAGCTTTATATCAAGAGCAGAACCTTCCAGAAGATTTATATTAAGAGCTGCTTTTCCTCCAAGTCTGTTTAATGTTTACTTTTACAAATAATTTTGCCAttggaagtttaaaaaaaaaaaacagcattcctgGTACCACTGAACCCCCAAACCCTCCCCAGAAACAATTCTTTAGTAGTGTAAACTGttatttttcagggaatgcttataTACcatgtgatataaaaaaaacaaaccaccttcttaaaagcttatgtgactttcaggaggaaataataaaatgagacaGACATTTAaagattacaaaaatatttattgatgaTCTACACAATACAAAAAGAATCCGTGTacaaaattctgttaacatacaactttttctagtgttttatgcaaataaattaaaagctgCCTGCATTACTATAAGCATTATATCAAAACTGCAAAacagttattaaaatatatatttaaaaaaaaaacaaaaaaacagaagatgaGTTTTACCTGCTGGAGTTCGCTAAACTTTGTGAGAGCACCAGaatgagaacaaaaaaaaggacaaatgataataaaaagagCCTTTTCTATTTAACCAATACATATACTTATTTCTATCAATTATatgtagaaagaaaagggggacaAATCTCTCCCATAATGTGAATTTCCTGGAGTTTAAGTTAGCctcaatgtataaataaaaaaaaaagcctcatcGTGCGGCTAAAATAGAataaatccaaaaacaaacaaacaaacaaaaaaaaaaagatgacttCATGAGGTGATAAgatatggataaaaaaaatacagtaatgtaCCCTTGGTACAGGAGAGAAGGATAAACAttgatcagaaaaaaaaaaaaaagaaaaaaaaaaaccccatgttTTTCaggaggggaggaaaaaaaaaaaagttgccgacactagggagatttttttccgcTCAGTCAAGTGTTAAAGCTATAGAAcgggattatttattattttttgtacttaTAAGACAAGTAGCATCAGCTACTTCCGCTGATTGTCTTTTTCTGTGACGTCATAGCACAATAGCTCTGTTCTATGGCTGCGCATGCAATTTAAAGTCTATACAAtaggtgtatgggggggggtcacagtACCCCCAAAACTTAGGTTAGAATTATGTGTAAAGTTTGTAAACAGCATTTCGGCGTGAGAAGGCAGATGTAGTGCAGTCGGCATAGCAACTAAAGGTCACGTCCCTGCTGATTGTTCTTGTAACTGTATATTATACAAAACCATCACAGTTCTGCTTTCCAGTAAAGGAAGCGGCATTTATCCCGCAGACTGGGGTATCGGACCATGCAGGAGCGGGGTCTGAGCCCCAACGCATTCTCCCTTCGCAGCTGGGTTCAGAATCAAACCCAAAAGCGTCCAGCCACGCTGGTCAGGCAGGCACACAGCCAGCGGAGCCAAGCGgactacacttttttttttttttttaaatcaaattgatgcaaaaaaaaaagtccctttAACTTGTACAGATTACTGTAACGATGAAAAAGTTTATGCTTTCCCCCCTCCTAGGCATCTACACGGTTAACCCAATTCACTTGCATGATGCATTTCCTGGGGCCGATCAGGTTCTAGGTTCGTCTCCTAAACCCTGTTTTTGGTAGCGTTTACACGAATAGCTCTGTGTGAGAATCAGAGGCTCGCACCCCCGGTATTCTTCGCGAGTCGAAGCGCTGTGACCCCGCTCCCTTCTCTGCAATGCATAGAATGAGCTGCGCCTTGCCGGGCAGCGCGAGGTCAGAGATAATCAGGGGGTGGGGGTTGCATTATCGCATACGAAAGCTGCGCATGCACCTGTATGTGCTTTAGGTCACTGGAAATGAAGGGACCCCTCATTTAACGAAACCCCGTCGTCCAAAGGGGATCTCATTGCTGCACAATCAGCAATACAAAGAGAAAGAATGTTAAGTCACGATAACTTCTCGCCTTCCACGGAGAAAAGAAGGACATGAAAGGTCACTTTAGCCTCAGAAACGACCCCAACGCGCCGCAGTGTCGGCTCTGGCCCGACCTGCCTAGTGCAGGGACTCCTCCGGGGCTACAAGGCACTTGAGTGCAGAGGACGGGAGATCAGAGTTCCTTATTGCTTTACGAGAGATGCCGGCCACCCCGACCCATCTTCCCCCTTGTGTCTGTAAGGAGAAGGCTTGATGCCCCCCATTGGTGAcccttcgggggggggggggggcaatcaaTGCATTCCTAACATTGCTGGAGCTCAGTGGATTTAACCGAAAAGCTCCGGCTGAATTAGGACAAAAGGGGGCGTTTAAAAGGCACAGAAATATTTGGAATACCAGCACAGGAGCGTGTGTTAATGTAATATGTCACGGACAACACGGATCGGAACATACAAGTCACACGTAATTCACCCTGGTCCCGAATGACTTTACAAAAGGAGTCGCTATCAGCTATGAACTCAAACACCAAGCGGGGCAAAAGCTGGGAAGCCCTAAtcaaagattatatatataatctatcatTTTAACAGGAATTCTTTAATGCAAGCTTGCCGACTATTCGATCGCTAGCACGAAgacactgaataaaatgcaacCAGGTTTAATTACAGctaagaggggaaaaaaaataaaataaaaaatatatatatacatttcacgCTGTATACCGGGTAAAGTTCAGAAAACGATATAAATGGAATCCCACAAATACTCTGTTACAATGTATCGCTAAACCCAGACAGATGCCAGGTGGGCAACCAAACTGCCCATCTTCCAGTATTTAAGGCTTAAACAGTaagttttgtttaataaacagTAAACCTGAACATATGTTGTTAGCTGCCTTACATTTCTATACGAGCCCCAAAACTAAAGGGGGGCTGAACACCTCGAGGCGTAACATCGTTCAGCGTCAGGATAAGCAGCCGtcgcaaaagaaaataaaaaaagaagtctTTAAACAGTAACACTTAAATCATTGTTATGATCCGTCACGAAGTGAGATGAAGCAAggaatgttaattaaaaaattattaatacgCATCTCGGTTAGCATCCAACTCAAAAAGGTAAATACGTGTTTTCATGAACAGATTACACGCTTCCTCGCGGAATCCAAAAGTGATGAGATGAAGGTTGGTTATAACGAGACCCCTGGAAATATACCTGTGGGGACGTTGGGTATTAACGCTGAGCCCCCTTATGTTGTAGGCGCAGTATAGGGAGGTCTCCGATGAGGTTTTTGGGGTGCAGGTCCCACGCTTCTATTAGAGCTTTCACAAATGCTTCATATTGAAGAAGCCAACACTGGTGGGGGACTCCTTGACGGTGACCGTGATGAGGTTGGCGGTGACATCCGTGACAAAGACGTGCTCCAGTAAGCTGCGGGCTGGTTTCCAGTCCTGGGTAGCCTGGAGGGACATGTCCTGGCTGGAGAGAGAGGAGTCATGGTCTGAATCCAGACTGCTGTCGTCCCCCGTGCTTAACTCCGCTAATTCCCTGTGTCCTTCCGCCTGCGGCGCTTTCTCCACAGCAGGGACCCGACCCGGGGACCCGGAGGCAGCTGATCTCACCGCGCCCACACCGCCCGACTTCCGAGTAACTTTATCTGCTTTGCAGCCGGCGGCCGCACCTACAGAAGGAGGGCTGCTGCTTTTCGCGGGGTGATGCCCTGAAGGGGTCCCACCAAAGTTTGTCGGACTCTGCGTGCCCTGAGCTTTGTTTGGCGCGGTCGCCGTCTGGCCAGCACTCTCTCTCCCGGCCGGTCCGCCGCTCGGCACAGACAGGCTTCCTGCGTTCGAACGAGTCTGTTCCTCCTGGTCTTGGACTTTGGGATTTTTTGCAGCAGTCGGGCCGGTCTCAGTTTCCGGCCTTGCTTTGGAGGTGTTCTTTGGGTCTGGACAGCTCCTTTTGGCACCGAAAGGGAAGCTGACGGGTTTCCTGCCGGGCTGCGAGCTGCTTTGGGTTATACGGTTCATGTAATGGACGATGGAGCTTTGCCAACTCAGGCTCCGGGGAGAGCTTCCATTCGGCTGACTGGGAGAGTTCTTTGCAATGCTGGAGAGGAGCTCCGCAGAGAGGCCACCCGGTCGGTTGTTGCTGGAAACCGGGGCGTCTTTGGAGAGCGATTTGGGAGCAGTTTGGGTGCTATTTCCTTGCTGTTTGCCGGCGGCACCTTTGGGCCCTGGTTTCAAACCTTTGGCCCTCCTGGGTGCCTTCTGCTCAGGGGGCAGTGGTTTCCGTCCTCTTTTCTTGCGCACTTGTTCCTTTAGCTCAGGCCTGGCCACCACGGCTTGTGCCTTCTTCTGGGGTACCGGGTGTGAATCCCTGGGCCGCGGACCGCGCTGCGTTTCCGCATCGCTGTCATCATCCGATGACGAGGAGGACGAAGACGACGATGacgatgaagaggaggaggaggaagaagagctGCTAGACTTCGCCTTTGGAGGAACCTCTGACTCCTTTAAATACAAAAGAGGGAAGGAATCAGAAAGCGATATTCACCTCAATGTAAGTTTACTACAAAATTATACTCCATATCTCTAGCTACAGTAGTCATTTAcgacattaaccccgtctgcgctggatttctgatccatttcacaCACACTTAGTGTAAGAACCCGGGCCCTATGCCTACCCCACGCATGCAACGTATTAACCTCCATGACTTCTCGCTTAGTCACGTAACCGGCACCGTGTAACAGGAAATAATTCACAGCTCTGCACGCAGAGACTTCTATAACGACTCCGACGAGACCAGCACTTAGCAGAGGGGGCCCTAAATACGGAGCATCTGATGGGCTCTGCGCCCATCTCTAAGACTCTCCTCCTGGACAGAACCCGGCTAACGTTTCCTTAATTCACAAACCGCTCCAGGAATTATCAACCACACAGCATTTATACATCGGCTTCTGTTAGAGGACGTCAGCGAGAAGCCACCAAACTACCAGCAATTCGGCACAAGTCGGGGCCGCTGCACGCTCACCGAAAGCAAAGCCGCAGCTTAACTTAAATccaaagtgacattttaatgaagGAAACGACAACGGTCAGCTTACCACATTTTTGCGTGGTCTCCCGCGCGGCCTTTTGCCTCTCTTCCGGTTCCTGAGCTCCTTCTCCTGTTCCCTGTCAATTTAGAGACACACGATTGGTCAGACCACGTCCCGAGTCCCAGCTCATATATCAAGCATCGCCGGCACTTAGAACGAGCGCAGAAGTCTTTAAATCGTCTCCCAGATAGATTGGCGGAACGTCGCGCAGCTATAGGTTCTCTCACACAACGGGATGATCACGTTATATTTAGCAACACtatcaagattgtaagctctttggaccacactgttatgtgatgcactacttgttatgcccgGTCTACCCCCTTGTACAGGGCTGTGGAATATGCCTGCGCTATATTACCCAATTAGTAGTAAAAACATGGAACGCTGGTCCAGGCCATATCACGGTGGTTCTTACCTCTTCTGGAAAGCCAACAGAAGCCTTGGATCCAAAATATTCTCTTCCGGCTCCCAGCTGTTGTGCCTGGAAGGAGCAGAAGCCAGAAAACCTGAAAcgctgattagaagacaaccacCTGCTGCCAATAAGTCAAAATCCCCAATTATGGACGAACGGCTGAGGATAATGTGAGCAGCAACTCAACATCTGAAATATATagccccccgcccccccgaTTCCGACAGTCTTTCTCCCCATGGACAAGAGGAACGCGGCTTCTAATAGCGGATGCTTTTAAGGGGCTTTGGGATCAGCGGGAAGATCCTTATGGAGACACCGAGCATCATCCCTTCATCTCTCCGCAGACGTGATAAATATATGCCACAAAATACCCCCCGGGGGGTATTAGAAGATTACATggggcatttatttatttgataaacACCAAACGAAGCACGTGTACAAACTCCGGGTGACAAGACGGGAAACAAAGTaacagagttaaaaaaaaaaaaaaaacaatgaaaacaaaacaaaaagggaaCATGAAAGAAGAAAGCTTTACAGACGGGTGATTGGGACGGGTCGTGGCAAATGTTTTGGGGTGAGGTGATGCTTACAGTGGAGGGGTTAGGGGGTATCTGGGTCAACAAATACATAGCACATGATGACAAGTGTTAATGCAGAAGCCTGGCTGAGGGTTCTGGGGGTAGGGGCAGGGGGGGTGACAGGTGTAGACAGGGGTAACAGTGAAAGGTGGCAGATGGGTGGTTGGGGTAAATTTGGGTGTAGGGGGAATGTGGCCAGTACTGATGAGGTGGAGTGTAGTTACTGGTGAGATGGGGATGTGAATGGGGCGTAAGAGGGTTAAAGAAGCACTTGTTTACACAGAGGGGGTATCTCGGAGCACACAGGGTTAATGACAGGTCCCACCCAGCAACATGTGACTGAGACAAAAGGCGTCCGGGTCCCGGGACTCACTTGGAGGACCAACCTCTCCACTTGACCAGGTACTCGGCGGTGCCCTGCGGGTGAGAGACAGCGGGTCACCACACTGTTAGCGGGGGTGGAGCGGCCCTAGTAACGGCTCAAGGATCGGGCTCTTTACCTTACGGAGGCGCTTGCTCAAGATACACTCTGCGGCGAAGACCTGCTCCCCGACCGCGCTCAGCTCCTCCATGGCTCCCGCGGGTAGGCGGGCAGACGGCTGGGCGCTTTCCGGGTCACCTCGTCCACCACACGAGTCTCCCAACACAAAGCCAAAGCGGGAGCGAGCTACGGGCGCGCCCCGCTCACAACACGCCCCTCAAACAGCGAGGCAGCCAATGGGAAGCGAAATAATGGGCGGTGCTTCCGGGGTGGATAGCGTTTGCCTGAAGTAGGCTGGGCAGAGAAGTTGCTGTTTACTTAACGCCGCCAGTGTTCTAGAAAACAGGCGTGTCTTAACCCTATTCACACCTATTGTGCAAGGGTGGGGCGTGGCTGCAGCTAACGCTCGGGCTATAAAGCGGCTGCGTGCGGCACGTAAGGTGCGtagtaacaacaacaacaacaaccaaACAACACAACAACAACCCTAattatagtaaaataataataaatgaatacaataataatggaaataaaaaatattaataatgaaaaaatactaataatacttattctaacaatagtaataattattaataataatacataataatgaaaaaaataaaataaagattattaGGACTGAGTATGTATGGAGCTGgagcattgttattattaataatagcgcttcttacagtccctgcattcaaagggtccgaaagaactagaactgacagactaagaccaACGGATATATTCGGCAAAGAGGGTCCTGATCACAAGCTCAGCCCCTGCCTTAGTTTATGAAATCCCCTGGAACGTGTTCTAAATACGCGATATAGTCTCACCCATATCACACTTACAGAAATAACTGAATAAAAAACGAGCTCAGAAAGGATCCAGCCATCGCCTATCCTGCTCAATGGCCTTGTTATAAGTGGCATTGCATGGAATTCCGAATATTGTGTTGAAGGGTGTGAGAGCCAACCGTGATGGGCTATGAACCAAACCATATACACAAGGTCCCTACGGGCATCCTGACAAAGACATGCGAAGAACCCAGCAATGCCCGGCTTTCCCAGGTCTTCACGCACATTGTATCAAATACTTTGGATTTAGAAGAAACagacagaaagaaaaacaatatttatatatattctttattctttatttatacgGCAGCTGTTAACATTGCATCAGATCCATCCATCCAATCACAATGTAATTATACCGCTATTTACTTCCGGGGGCCACGGGTCCCATGCCAGTTTGCCCACTTTTTTCGTTGATCCGGACAACTTGCCGATTCATTCAGGGCATTCCGAATATCACCTATGACCTCATTATGTTTCTTGATgtgtaaaggtgctgttccacctactctgctttTAATTACATGCCGCCCAACcattttccagaaataattcctTAATCATGTCAAATTTAGCTTCGTTCCTAAAAAATACttcattgtcatgtgacacaaacgcaggcactgataggtctTTGATGTGTTGGGGGTTTGTCTGATTAACCCttaagaggaaagaataaagtgTCGGCTGGTGTATTGAATGGTTTGTCTCAGTGGGACGGCAGCGTTAGTCTCTGTTCCAGGCCACCGTCACGTCCAGAAGAAAGTGGGAATATCCTTTGGGATTTTAGTCTTTCTCTTGCAGGGTAATGGTACTGAGCGATTTCTTGGCTCTGTTGGACAATAAAAAcggtaaatatttaatgttaaattcCTGAgacccctttttcctcccctgatccccTCTTTTGTAggagttcagaatgtttgctgggtatgagggtatcagagGGTTCTATTGCCCTAAAAGTAACAACGTGTTTATAAACAAcagaaaatatgttaataaatagtgtaaataaagtacattttctaGTAAATGACTTAATGAATGATATAAACAGCTTATGACTCACAAAAGTCAAATAACAAATCTTGGTAATCCCCCCTTATCCCCCCAAAACAAAGCTTGTCCCTCTTTACCACCAAAGGCAGACGAATTCActtcatggggaggaataatagcTTTCTTGGAGGGGATTGGAAGGGTTGGAATTTTGGGTGAACTGTTTCTCACCTTTTTCTCCGTTTGTGTCTCTCGACTA from Spea bombifrons isolate aSpeBom1 chromosome 13, aSpeBom1.2.pri, whole genome shotgun sequence encodes:
- the CBX2 gene encoding chromobox protein homolog 2, which codes for MEELSAVGEQVFAAECILSKRLRKGTAEYLVKWRGWSSKHNSWEPEENILDPRLLLAFQKREQEKELRNRKRGKRPRGRPRKNVESEVPPKAKSSSSSSSSSSSSSSSSSSSSSSDDDSDAETQRGPRPRDSHPVPQKKAQAVVARPELKEQVRKKRGRKPLPPEQKAPRRAKGLKPGPKGAAGKQQGNSTQTAPKSLSKDAPVSSNNRPGGLSAELLSSIAKNSPSQPNGSSPRSLSWQSSIVHYMNRITQSSSQPGRKPVSFPFGAKRSCPDPKNTSKARPETETGPTAAKNPKVQDQEEQTRSNAGSLSVPSGGPAGRESAGQTATAPNKAQGTQSPTNFGGTPSGHHPAKSSSPPSVGAAAGCKADKVTRKSGGVGAVRSAASGSPGRVPAVEKAPQAEGHRELAELSTGDDSSLDSDHDSSLSSQDMSLQATQDWKPARSLLEHVFVTDVTANLITVTVKESPTSVGFFNMKHL